The Quercus robur chromosome 7, dhQueRobu3.1, whole genome shotgun sequence genome has a segment encoding these proteins:
- the LOC126693497 gene encoding uncharacterized protein LOC126693497 isoform X2: MAIINVNSNNDSTLKTERQRLYLAALTGDWKSIEGMQRIQRRIGMKGETTLHIAAAANQEEFVKKLLAWMGDNNRIITAENVTLTSGNKIGTTALNFAAAVGNVKIAKAMLDIDIGDLPNIATKVNKPVKPLLMAASLGHSKMVELLYRKTMMDGNEEGEIFIACIKNDLFGEALKMMDANNRLARVENNGETALHVLARKPRAFAIESQPGVLTRHINNIPWLKFKQENSKQSAANELLTKCLEAYKWDVEHLIETPEIPQALFEAASVDNNEIVVKLIRFNLDILLTTDKDKSIFHIAVEKRNESIFNLLKELGSLGDIIVQKRTENGNNILHLAAELAPQEKLNAISGAALQMQRELLWFKEVEKFVSPDYKEMKNKKGDTPDVLFAKKHEKLRRDGEKWMRDTANYSMVVAALIGSIMFTGQVADGLNKKPHLFLAFSVSTAISLFGSSTSLIMFLSILTSRYSFKDFHVSLPVRLMIGVTSLYISIVAMMVSFATSFWLKNYNQRDVIFVVIVLCACVPIMDVLLKYRLVFDIFQSTFFRFRPQRRLLQDEISNAPVRRSQSHAPADHASV; encoded by the exons ATGGCAATAATCAATGTCAATTCAAACAACG ACAGTACACTCAAAACGGAGCGACAGAGGCTTTATCTGGCTGCACTGACAGGTGACTGGAAATCTATTGAGGGCATGCAACGCATTCAAAGGCGTATTGGTATGAAAGGAGAAACCACTCTTCATATTGCTGCTGCAGCAAACCAGGAAGAGTTTGTGAAAAAATTGTTGGCGTGGATGGGAGACAACAACCGAATAATAACAGCTGAAAATGTGACTCTAACATCTGGAAACAAAATTGGAACCACTGCCTTGAACTTCGCTGCTGCAGTTGGAAATGTGAAAATTGCTAAGGCGATGCTGGATATAGATATTGGAGACCTGCCAAACATAGCTACTAAAGTAAATAAGCCAGTGAAACCCCTCCTTATGGCTGCTTCACTAGGGCACAGTAAAATGGTGGAGCTTCTTTATCGTAAGACTATGATGGATGGAAATGAAGAGGGTGAAATATTTATTGCTTGTATTAAGAATGACTTATTTG GAGAAGCCTTGAAAATGATGGATGCCAACAATAGGTTAGCTAGAGTAGAAAACAACGGAGAGACTGCATTGCATGTTTTAGCTCGCAAGCCTCGCGCATTTGCTATTGAAAGTCAGCCGGGAGTTTTAACACGACACATCAATAATATTCCAT GGTTGAAGTTCAAACAGGAAAACTCGAAGCAGTCAGCAGCCAATGAACTGCTTACAAAATGTCTTGAGGCTTATAAATGGGATGTTGAGCATTTAATTGAGACCCCAGAGATTCCGCAAGCTCTATTTGAGGCAGCAAGTGTAGACAACAATGAAATTGTGGTCAAGCTAATTCGTTTTAACCTAGATATATTATTGACAACAGATAAAGATAAAAGCATATTTCATATTGCTGTTGAGAAGCGCAATGAAAGCATCTTCAATTTACTTAAGGAGTTAGGCTCATTGGGAGATATAATAGTACAGAAAAGAACTGAAAATGGAAACAACATATTGCATTTAGCTGCAGAATTGGCACCTCAAGAGAAGCTCAATGCTATATCAGGAGCAGCTCTTCAAATGCAACGAGAACTATTATGGTTCAAG GAGGTGGAAAAGTTTGTAAGTCCTGACtacaaagaaatgaaaaataagaagGGGGACACACCGGATGTTTTATTTGCGAAAAAACATGAGAAGTTAAGGAGGGACGGAGAGAAGTGGATGAGAGACACAGCTAATTATTCAATGGTGGTTGCTGCACTAATTGGCTCTATAATGTTTACTGGCCAAGTAGCTGatggattaaacaaaaaacctCATCTTTTTCTGGCTTTCTCAGTTTCAACTGCAATATCATTATTTGGCTCATCAACATCCCTAATAATGTTCTTATCCATCCTTACCTCGCGTTATTCATTCAAGGACTTCCATGTATCGTTACCTGTTAGGTTGATGATTGGAGTCACTTCACTTTACATCTCAATTGTCGCCATGATGGTTTCATTTGCTACGTCCTTTtggttgaaaaattataatcaacGGGATGTGATCTTTGTTGTCATTGTTTTATGTGCTTGTGTGCCAATCATGGACGTGTTGCTGAAGTACCGCCTAGTTTTTGATATATTCCAATCTACCTTCTTTCGGTTTCGGCCACA
- the LOC126691426 gene encoding uncharacterized protein LOC126691426 translates to MTCEPIFRLLKKEVPTVWNEQCQEAFEKIKNYLMKPPIIVPPEPEKPLLLYLTTTDTVIEALLAKYLEKTKKENAIYYISKKMLPYEENYSPLEKTCVALVWATHKLRHYMLAYKVLLIVRMDPLKYLMEKPMQDGKTSKSVLLFSEFDIKYVTKKSVKGRAITNHLSVKGRAIADHLAHYSPGEAKEVQGNFPYEDIIGIEVELWKMYFDRATNQNGSGIGVLLISPKGTHIPFSGRLNFPATNKATKYEACIMGLRATLGLRVKELEVYGDSALIIFQIQNKWKNKEERLVPYHECLQKWASKFNKVQYQYVPMMQNHIADTLATMASMMDGPKEDETRPIMVEQKEEPAYYMTIEEDEGKNGEDEWYSDILQYLKDGTYPPSTNKNDQLTIRRLSTNYIICGERLYRRTYDGIHLLCVTTQEA, encoded by the coding sequence ATGACATGTGAACCGATTTTTCGACTGCTCAAGAAAGAAGTCCCTACAGTGTGGAATGAACAATGCCAAGAAGCTTTTGAGAAGATCAAGAATTATCTAATGAAACCACCAATAATCGTCCCACCAGAACCCGAAAAGCCATTGTTGTTGTATCTCACCACTACAGATACAGTAATAGAGGCTCTACTTGCTAAATACCTAGAGAAGACTAAAAAGGAGAATGCAATATACTACATCAGCAAGAAGATGTTGCCCTATGAAGAAAATTATTCACCACTAGAAAAGACATGTGTAGCACTTGTATGGGCAACCCACAAACTTAGACATTATATGCTTGCTTACAAGGTCTTGCTGATTGTAAGAATGGATCCTTTGAAGTACTTAATGGAAAAGCCTATGCAGGATGGGAAGACATCTAAATCGGTGTTGCTTTTTTCAGAATTCGATATTAAATATGTGACTAAAAAATCTGTGAAGGGGAGGGCAATTACTAATCACTTATCTGTGAAGGGGAGGGCGATTGCTGATCACTTAGCCCATTATTCACCCGGAGAAGCTAAAGAGGTCCAAGGAAACTTTCCATATGAAGATATCATAGGGATTGAGGTAGAATTGTGGAAGATGTACTTTGATAGAGCAACAAATCAAAATGGAAGTGGCATTGGAGTtctcttaatttctccaaaagggACACACATCCCATTTTCAGGCAGACTTAACTTTCCTGCCACCAACAAGGCCACTAAATATGAAGCCTGCATCATGGGGTTACGAGCAACTCTAGGCCTTAGAGTGAAAGAATTGGAAGTATATGGTGACTCAGCCTTGATAATCTTTCAGattcaaaataaatggaagaacaaagaagaaaggTTGGTGCCTTATCATGAATGTCTTCAAAAGTGGGCCTCAAAATTCAACAAGGTCCAATACCAATATGTGCCAATGATGCAAAATCATATTGCAGATACTTTAGCAACAATGGCATCCATGATGGATGGGCCTAAAGAAGATGAAACAAGACCGATAATGGTGGAACAAAAAGAGGAACCGGCCTATTACATGACAATAGAGGAAGATGAGGGAAAGAATGGGGAAGATGAATGGTATTCAGACATCCTACAATACCTCAAGGATGGGACATACCCACCATCTACAAACAAGAATGATCAATTGACCATCCGAAGATTATCTACCAATTACATTATTTGTGGTGAAAGGCTTTATAGAAGAACGTATGATGGAATTCATCTCCTTTGTGTAACTACTCAGGAAGCATAG
- the LOC126693497 gene encoding uncharacterized protein LOC126693497 isoform X3 → MSIQTTKKFLTHEADSTLKTERQRLYLAALTGDWKSIEGMQRIQRRIGMKGETTLHIAAAANQEEFVKKLLAWMGDNNRIITAENVTLTSGNKIGTTALNFAAAVGNVKIAKAMLDIDIGDLPNIATKVNKPVKPLLMAASLGHSKMVELLYRKTMMDGNEEGEIFIACIKNDLFGEALKMMDANNRLARVENNGETALHVLARKPRAFAIESQPGVLTRHINNIPWLKFKQENSKQSAANELLTKCLEAYKWDVEHLIETPEIPQALFEAASVDNNEIVVKLIRFNLDILLTTDKDKSIFHIAVEKRNESIFNLLKELGSLGDIIVQKRTENGNNILHLAAELAPQEKLNAISGAALQMQRELLWFKGCIIERECEDSSY, encoded by the exons ATGTCAATTCAAACAACG AAGAAATTCCTTACACATGAAGCAGACAGTACACTCAAAACGGAGCGACAGAGGCTTTATCTGGCTGCACTGACAGGTGACTGGAAATCTATTGAGGGCATGCAACGCATTCAAAGGCGTATTGGTATGAAAGGAGAAACCACTCTTCATATTGCTGCTGCAGCAAACCAGGAAGAGTTTGTGAAAAAATTGTTGGCGTGGATGGGAGACAACAACCGAATAATAACAGCTGAAAATGTGACTCTAACATCTGGAAACAAAATTGGAACCACTGCCTTGAACTTCGCTGCTGCAGTTGGAAATGTGAAAATTGCTAAGGCGATGCTGGATATAGATATTGGAGACCTGCCAAACATAGCTACTAAAGTAAATAAGCCAGTGAAACCCCTCCTTATGGCTGCTTCACTAGGGCACAGTAAAATGGTGGAGCTTCTTTATCGTAAGACTATGATGGATGGAAATGAAGAGGGTGAAATATTTATTGCTTGTATTAAGAATGACTTATTTG GAGAAGCCTTGAAAATGATGGATGCCAACAATAGGTTAGCTAGAGTAGAAAACAACGGAGAGACTGCATTGCATGTTTTAGCTCGCAAGCCTCGCGCATTTGCTATTGAAAGTCAGCCGGGAGTTTTAACACGACACATCAATAATATTCCAT GGTTGAAGTTCAAACAGGAAAACTCGAAGCAGTCAGCAGCCAATGAACTGCTTACAAAATGTCTTGAGGCTTATAAATGGGATGTTGAGCATTTAATTGAGACCCCAGAGATTCCGCAAGCTCTATTTGAGGCAGCAAGTGTAGACAACAATGAAATTGTGGTCAAGCTAATTCGTTTTAACCTAGATATATTATTGACAACAGATAAAGATAAAAGCATATTTCATATTGCTGTTGAGAAGCGCAATGAAAGCATCTTCAATTTACTTAAGGAGTTAGGCTCATTGGGAGATATAATAGTACAGAAAAGAACTGAAAATGGAAACAACATATTGCATTTAGCTGCAGAATTGGCACCTCAAGAGAAGCTCAATGCTATATCAGGAGCAGCTCTTCAAATGCAACGAGAACTATTATGGTTCAAG
- the LOC126693497 gene encoding uncharacterized protein LOC126693497 isoform X1, which translates to MSIQTTKKFLTHEADSTLKTERQRLYLAALTGDWKSIEGMQRIQRRIGMKGETTLHIAAAANQEEFVKKLLAWMGDNNRIITAENVTLTSGNKIGTTALNFAAAVGNVKIAKAMLDIDIGDLPNIATKVNKPVKPLLMAASLGHSKMVELLYRKTMMDGNEEGEIFIACIKNDLFGEALKMMDANNRLARVENNGETALHVLARKPRAFAIESQPGVLTRHINNIPWLKFKQENSKQSAANELLTKCLEAYKWDVEHLIETPEIPQALFEAASVDNNEIVVKLIRFNLDILLTTDKDKSIFHIAVEKRNESIFNLLKELGSLGDIIVQKRTENGNNILHLAAELAPQEKLNAISGAALQMQRELLWFKEVEKFVSPDYKEMKNKKGDTPDVLFAKKHEKLRRDGEKWMRDTANYSMVVAALIGSIMFTGQVADGLNKKPHLFLAFSVSTAISLFGSSTSLIMFLSILTSRYSFKDFHVSLPVRLMIGVTSLYISIVAMMVSFATSFWLKNYNQRDVIFVVIVLCACVPIMDVLLKYRLVFDIFQSTFFRFRPQRRLLQDEISNAPVRRSQSHAPADHASV; encoded by the exons ATGTCAATTCAAACAACG AAGAAATTCCTTACACATGAAGCAGACAGTACACTCAAAACGGAGCGACAGAGGCTTTATCTGGCTGCACTGACAGGTGACTGGAAATCTATTGAGGGCATGCAACGCATTCAAAGGCGTATTGGTATGAAAGGAGAAACCACTCTTCATATTGCTGCTGCAGCAAACCAGGAAGAGTTTGTGAAAAAATTGTTGGCGTGGATGGGAGACAACAACCGAATAATAACAGCTGAAAATGTGACTCTAACATCTGGAAACAAAATTGGAACCACTGCCTTGAACTTCGCTGCTGCAGTTGGAAATGTGAAAATTGCTAAGGCGATGCTGGATATAGATATTGGAGACCTGCCAAACATAGCTACTAAAGTAAATAAGCCAGTGAAACCCCTCCTTATGGCTGCTTCACTAGGGCACAGTAAAATGGTGGAGCTTCTTTATCGTAAGACTATGATGGATGGAAATGAAGAGGGTGAAATATTTATTGCTTGTATTAAGAATGACTTATTTG GAGAAGCCTTGAAAATGATGGATGCCAACAATAGGTTAGCTAGAGTAGAAAACAACGGAGAGACTGCATTGCATGTTTTAGCTCGCAAGCCTCGCGCATTTGCTATTGAAAGTCAGCCGGGAGTTTTAACACGACACATCAATAATATTCCAT GGTTGAAGTTCAAACAGGAAAACTCGAAGCAGTCAGCAGCCAATGAACTGCTTACAAAATGTCTTGAGGCTTATAAATGGGATGTTGAGCATTTAATTGAGACCCCAGAGATTCCGCAAGCTCTATTTGAGGCAGCAAGTGTAGACAACAATGAAATTGTGGTCAAGCTAATTCGTTTTAACCTAGATATATTATTGACAACAGATAAAGATAAAAGCATATTTCATATTGCTGTTGAGAAGCGCAATGAAAGCATCTTCAATTTACTTAAGGAGTTAGGCTCATTGGGAGATATAATAGTACAGAAAAGAACTGAAAATGGAAACAACATATTGCATTTAGCTGCAGAATTGGCACCTCAAGAGAAGCTCAATGCTATATCAGGAGCAGCTCTTCAAATGCAACGAGAACTATTATGGTTCAAG GAGGTGGAAAAGTTTGTAAGTCCTGACtacaaagaaatgaaaaataagaagGGGGACACACCGGATGTTTTATTTGCGAAAAAACATGAGAAGTTAAGGAGGGACGGAGAGAAGTGGATGAGAGACACAGCTAATTATTCAATGGTGGTTGCTGCACTAATTGGCTCTATAATGTTTACTGGCCAAGTAGCTGatggattaaacaaaaaacctCATCTTTTTCTGGCTTTCTCAGTTTCAACTGCAATATCATTATTTGGCTCATCAACATCCCTAATAATGTTCTTATCCATCCTTACCTCGCGTTATTCATTCAAGGACTTCCATGTATCGTTACCTGTTAGGTTGATGATTGGAGTCACTTCACTTTACATCTCAATTGTCGCCATGATGGTTTCATTTGCTACGTCCTTTtggttgaaaaattataatcaacGGGATGTGATCTTTGTTGTCATTGTTTTATGTGCTTGTGTGCCAATCATGGACGTGTTGCTGAAGTACCGCCTAGTTTTTGATATATTCCAATCTACCTTCTTTCGGTTTCGGCCACA